In the Hordeum vulgare subsp. vulgare chromosome 7H, MorexV3_pseudomolecules_assembly, whole genome shotgun sequence genome, one interval contains:
- the LOC123411753 gene encoding LRR receptor kinase SERL2-like has product MEAPPSPRRLLVVALAAVALLVSSPCCALLSAKGVNIEVQALIGIKNQLKDPHGVLKNWDQYSVDPCSFTMITCSSDNFVTGLEAPSQNLSGLLAPSIGNLTSLETVLLQNNIISGPIPAEIGNLANLKTLDLSGNNFYGEIPPSVGHLESLQYLRLNNNTLSGPFPTASTNLSHLVFLDLSYNNLSGPIPGSLARTYNIVGNPLICAANTEKDCYGTAPMPMTYNLSQGTPPAKAKSHKFAVSFGAVTGCMIFLFLSAGFLFWWRQRRNRQILFDDEDQHMDNVSLGNVKRFQFRELQVATEKFSSKNILGKGGFGHVYRGQLPDGTLVAVKRLKDGNAAGGESQFKTEVEMISLAVHRNLLRILGFCMTATERLLVYPYMSNGSVASRLKGKPPLDWITRKRIALGAARGLLYLHEQCDPKIIHRDVKAANVLLDDCCEAIVGDFGLAKLLDHQDSHVTTAVRGTVGHIAPEYLSTGQSSEKTDVFGFGILLLELITGQTALEFGKASNQKGAMLDWVKKMHQEKKLDMLVDKGLRSSYDRIELEEMVQVALLCTQYLPGHRPRMSEVVRMLEGDGLAERWQASQRADSHKFTVPEFTFSRCYSDLTDDSSLLVQAVELSGPR; this is encoded by the exons ATGGAGGCGCCTCCTTCCCCGCGGCGGCTGCTGGTGGTGGCGCTGGCGGCGGTGGCGCTGCTCGTCTCCTCCCCTTGCTGCGCGCTCCTCTCCGCCAAGGGCGTCAACATTGAAG TGCAAGCGCTGATTGGGATCAAGAACCAGCTCAAGGACCCCCACGGCGTGCTCAAGAACTGGGACCAGTACTCCGTCGACCCCTGCAGCTTCACCATGATCACCTGCTCGTCCGACAACTTCGTCACCGGCCT GGAGGCTCCAAGCCAGAATCTCTCCGGCCTGCTCGCCCCAAGCATAGGAAACCTCACCAGCCTGGAGACTGT TCTTCTGCAGAACAACATCATAAGCGGGCCAATCCCAGCCGAGATTGGCAACCTGGCAAACCTCAAGACACTTGACCTCTCCGGCAACAATTTCTATGGTGAAATCCCACCATCCGTGGGCCACCTTGAGAGCCTCCAGTACCT GAGGCTCAACAACAACACCCTGTCCGGTCCATTCCCTACAGCGTCGACTAATCTGTCGCACCTTGTTTTCCT CGATTTGTCATACAATAACCTGAGTGGCCCGATACCGGGATCTTTGGCAAGAACATACAA CATAGTTGGAAATCCTCTCATATGCGCTGCGAATACGGAGAAAGATTGTTACGGGACTGCGCCGATGCCAATGACCTACAACCTTTCACAAGGCACTCCGCCAGCGAAAGCTAAAAGCCACAAGTTCGCAGTTTCATTTGGTGCTGTAACTGGTTGCATGATCTTCCTCTTTCTTTCCGCCGGATTCTTGTTCTGGTGGAGACAGCGTCGGAACCGGCAGATACTTTTCGACGACGAAG ACCAACACATGGATAACGTTAGCCTTGGAAATGTGAAGAGGTTCCAGTTCAGGGAGCTGCAGGTTGCAACAGAAAAATTCAGCAGCAAGAACATACTCGGAAAAGGCGGCTTCGGACACGTTTACAGGGGGCAGCTTCCCGACGGGACTCTTGTAGCTGTCAAACGACTCAAGGACGGTAATGCTGCGGGTGGTGAGTCACAGTTCAAGACTGAAGTTGAAATGATCAGCTTGGCAGTGCACCGGAACCTCCTTAGGATTCTGGGGTTCTGTATGACTGCCACAGAGAGGTTACTAGTCTATCCATACATGTCGAATGGAAGTGTCGCTTCACGCCTGAAAG GAAAGCCACCTTTGGACTGGATCACTAGGAAGAGGATAGCCCTTGGAGCAGCAAGAGGTCTACTTTACCTTCATGAGCAGTGTGACCCGAAGATCATCCACAGAGACGTCAAGGCAGCCAACGTGTTGCTGGATGATTGCTGTGAGGCCATCGTCGGTGATTTCGGGCTCGCAAAGCTCCTTGATCACCAGGATTCGCACGTCACCACTGCAGTGCGGGGCACTGTTGGGCATATCGCGCCTGAGTACCTCTCCACTGGGCAGTCATCCGAGAAAACTGACGTCTTCGGGTTTGGCATCCTGCTGCTGGAGCTGATCACGGGCCAGACAGCACTGGAGTTTGGAAAGGCATCAAATCAGAAGGGAGCCATGCTGGATTGG GTGAAGAAGATGCACCaggagaagaaacttgatatgcTGGTTGACAAGGGCCTGCGGAGCAGCTACGACCGAATCGAGCTCGAGGAGATGGTGCAGGTGGCACTCCTTTGCACACAGTACCTCCCGGGCCACCGGCCGAGGATGTCAGAGGTGGTTCGCATGCTGGAAGGCGACGGGCTCGCTGAACGGTGGCAAGCGTCGCAGCGAGCCGACTCACACAAGTTCACAGTGCCAGAGTTCACCTTCAGCCGCTGCTACTCCGACCTGACCGACGACTCGTCGTTGCTGGTGCAGGCCGTCGAGCTCTCTGGGCCAAGATGA
- the LOC123411756 gene encoding peroxidase 11, translated as MATAALCFRASALSMACFLLAVPLLMAQDPSNLSLEHYSKTCPNAEHVVRAEMECAVRDEPRNAALMLRLHFHDCFVQGCDGSVLLDDTATMIGEKQADQNVNSLKGFEVVDKIKAKLEAECPGTVSCADLLAIAARDAVVLVGGPYWDVPVGRLDSKEASLDLANKDIPTAEQGLVTLISKFWEKGLDATDMVALVGSHTIGFARCANFRDRIYGDFEMTSKYNPASATYLSKLKEICPMDGGDDNISAMDSHTSSTFDNAYFETLIKGEGLLNSDQEMWSSIAGYSTADTVNKYWADPALFFKQFSDSMVKMGNITNPAGGEVRKTCRFVNT; from the exons ATGGCTACAGCTGCATTGTGCTTCAGGGCGTCTGCTCTCTCCATGGCCTGTTTTCTCCTGGCCgtgccattgttgatggcacaGGACCCTTCGAACCTGAGCCTGGAGCACTACTCCAAGACATGCCCGAATGCGGAGCATGTGGTCCGTGCCGAGATGGAGTGCGCGGTGCGTGACGAACCACGCAATGCCGCTTTGATGCTCCGCCTCCATTTTCACGACTGTTTTGTGCAG GGCTGTGATGGATCGGTGCTGCTTGACGACACTGCAACCATGATCGGAGAGAAGCAGGCAGACCAGAATGTGAACTCGCTGAAAGGATTTGAGGTGGTTGACAAAATCAAGGCAAAGCTGGAAGCTGAGTGTCCTGGAACAGTTTCCTGTGCTGACTTGCTTGCCATTGCAGCCAGGGACGCAGTTGTCTTG GTTGGTGGGCCTTACTGGGATGTTCCAGTAGGAAGATTGGACTCCAAGGAGGCAAGTCTTGACCTAGCAAACAAGGATATCCCCACCGCTGAGCAGGGTCTCGTCACCCTTATTTCCAAGTTTTGGGAGAAGGGCCTTGATGCCACTGACATGGTGGCCCTTGTCG GATCCCACACGATTGGATTCGCCCGGTGTGCGAACTTCCGGGACAGGATATACGGCGACTTCGAGATGACATCCAAGTACAACCCTGCTTCTGCGACCTACCTCAGCAAGCTCAAGGAGATCTGCCCCATGGATGGTGGCGATGACAACATCAGCGCCATGGACAGCCACACTTCGTCGACCTTCGACAACGCCTATTTTGAGACGCTCATCAAGGGCGAGGGCCTCCTCAACTCTGACCAGGAGATGTGGTCCAGCATCGCCGGGTACTCAACGGCTGACACGGTCAACAAGTATTGGGCTGACCCTGCGCTGTTCTTCAAGCAGTTTTCGGACTCCATGGTCAAGATGGGCAACATCACCAACCCTGCAGGTGGTGAGGTCAGGAAGACCTGCAGATTCGTGAACACATAA
- the LOC123411755 gene encoding zinc finger protein HD1-like has translation MNCVSNGTVYEEAVGREGRWARLCDGCCTVPSVVYCRADSAYLCASCDAQIHAANRVASRHERVLLSEAYKHAPVMLDCHADAAALCAAYEAQVHYANLLTVMHQRMPVVSHPAVAIPPVSLFAEAEATAPVLGRKEEDTSWLLLSKDSDNHNRSGNNSSTSSSSQYFGEVDQYFDLVGYNSYYDSHMSNQEQYVMQEQQHLQQMQKEYAEQQMQKEYVENEGSECIVPSQSTIVRRPHQSGYAPLVGAEQAASATAGASAYTDSVNNSISFSMEAGIVPDNTVQSSILRPAGAIGLFSSPSLQTPLHFSSKEREARVLRYKEKKKSRKFEKTTRYATRKAYAEARPRIKGRFAKRSDAEMEVDQTFSTAALSDSSYSTVPWF, from the exons ATGAATTGTGTTTCCAACGGCACCGTTTATGAGGAGGCGGTTGGAAGAGAGGGGCGCTGGGCCAGGCTGTGCGACGGATGTTGCACGGTGCCAAGCGTGGTGTACTGCCGCGCCGACTCCGCGTACCTCTGCGCATCTTGTGATGCACAGATCCACGCCGCAAACCGTGTGGCCTCGCGCCATGAGCGTGTGCTCCTCTCCGAGGCCTACAAGCATGCACCAGTGATGCTGGATTGCCATGCAGATGCTGCAGCGTTGTGCGCCGCCTATGAAGCACAGGTACACTATGCAAACCTGCTTACCGTGATGCACCAGCGCATGCCCGTGGTGTCACACCCGGCCGTAGCCATTCCACCTGTTTCTTTATTTGCTGAGGCAGAAGCCACCGCTCCTGTCCTCGGCCGCAAGGAAGAGGACACCTCTTGGCTGCTGCTCAGCAAAGATTCTGATAACCATAATCGCAGtggcaacaacagcagcaccagcagcagtaGCCAATACTTTGGTGAAGTGGATCAGTACTTTGACCTTGTGGGGTACAATTCTTACTATGATAGCCACATGAGCAACCAAGAGCAGTATGTgatgcaagaacaacaacatctgcAGCAGATGCAAAAGGAGTACGCGGAGCAGCAGATGCAAAAGGAGTACGTAGAGAACGAAGGGAGCGAGTGCATAGTACCTTCGCAGTCTACAATTGTGAGAAGGCCACATCAGAGTGGTTATGCACCACTTGTAGGGGCAGAGCAGGCTGCCTCCGCGACTGCTGGGGCTAGTGCTTACACAGATTCCGTCAACAACAGC ATATCTTTCTCAATGGAAGCGGGTATAGTTCCGGACAATACGGTCCAGTCCAGCATCCTGAGACCTGCTGGAGCCATCGGTCTCTTCTCAAGTCCTTCACTTCAGACACCACTTCACTTCAGCTCCAAGGAGAGAGAAGCCAGGGTCCTCAGGtacaaggagaaaaagaagagcagaaagtttgagaagaccacacgttaTGCAACAAGGAAGGCGTATGCCGAAGCACGGCCAAGGATCAAGGGCCGCTTCGCCAAAAGATCAGATGCGGAAATGGAAGTGGACCAGACATTCTCAACTGCGGCCCTATCTGACAGTAGCTACAGTACTGTCCCATGGTTCTGA